The following coding sequences are from one Ctenopharyngodon idella isolate HZGC_01 chromosome 17, HZGC01, whole genome shotgun sequence window:
- the flvcr2a gene encoding feline leukemia virus subgroup C receptor-related protein 2 isoform X2 produces the protein MPSENNAVVILYFLPHQLGIAIGFLIPPVLVPNVDDISELAQHISVMFYITAGVASLIFVLVVFVFQEKPETPPSPAQVELRDMPTGQNSYTASISRLFRNKPFILLLISYGLNVGCFYAVSTLLNRMIIEHYPGEEVNAGRIGLTLVIAGVVGSLICGIWLDKTKTYKQTTLSVYLLSFVGMVIYTFTLNLGHLWVVFLTSGALGFFMTGYLPLGFEFAVELTYPESEGTSSGLLNCSAQMFGIAFTIIQGKIINHFSTLAGNIFLCVFLFIGSIMTVTIKSDLRRQKANQKSQAEINADSSIHSQDGKSLPVKEVKM, from the exons ATGCCATCTGAGAATAATGCAGTTGTAATTCTTTATTTCCTTCCTCATCAGCTTGGTATTGCTATTGGCTTCTTGATCCCGCCCGTTCTGGTGCCCAACGTGGATGACATCAGTGAACTGGCTCAACACATCAGCGTCATGTTCTACATCACCGCCGGTGTGGCCAGCCTCATCTTTGTGCTGGTTGTGTTCG TGTTCCAGGAAAAACCTGAAACCCCTCCGTCTCCGGCTCAGGTGGAGCTCAGAGACATGCCCACGGGACAGAACTCATACACGGCTTCAATCTCAAGACTTTTCCGCAACAAGCCCTTCATCCTCCTCCTTATCAGCTATG GACTGAATGTTGGATGTTTTTACGCCGTTTCCACGCTGTTGAACAGGATGATAATAGAGCATTACCCT GGTGAAGAGGTGAATGCTGGGAGAATTGGTTTGACACTTGTCATTGCTGGCGTGGTGGGCTCTCTGATCTGTGGAATCTGGCtagacaagaccaagacttaTAA GCAGACGACTCTCTCAGTTTATCTGCTGTCATTTGTGGGGATGGTGATCTACACCTTCACCCTGAACCTGGGTCATCTGTGGGTCGTGTTCCTCACATCCGGAGCGCTGGG GTTCTTCATGACGGGTTATCTGCCGCTGGGCTTTGAGTTTGCAGTGGAGCTCACGTACCCAGAGTCTGAGGGAACATCGTCAGGACTGCTCAACTGCTCAGCACAG ATGTTTGGAATCGCATTCACCATCATTCAAGGCAAAATCATCAATCACTTCAGCACACTGGCCGGCAACATCTTCCTCTGTGTGTTCCTCTTCATCGGCTCCATCATGACAG TGACTATAAAATCTGACCTGCGGCGACAGAAGGCCAACCAAAAGTCTCAGGCAGAGATAAACGCT gACTCATCCATACATTCCCAAGACGGAAAATCGTTGCCAG